A window of Streptomyces sp. SAI-127 contains these coding sequences:
- a CDS encoding complex I subunit 1 family protein: MNDALDVALRLLIVFVVFLTFPLIIGQTEHKVMAHMQGRLGPMYAGGFHGWAQLVADGVKFAQKEDVVPAGADRRIFQLAPAVALLPYLLVLLAIPIGPGEGAVGEVVDAGVFFVLAVMGVGVLGSLMAGWASANKFSLLGGLRTAAQLLAYELPMLLTAASVAMAAGTVSLPGILDAFEWWWLPWQIVGAIVFFVAGLAELQRPPFDMPVADSEIIFGAYTEYTGLRFALFLLAEYAGIVVLCGLTTVLFLGGWHGPWGADGLGWVWTLLKAAVLAFVVIWLRVTYPRLREDQLQKLSWTLLVPLSLAQIALTGIVKVVIQ; this comes from the coding sequence GTGAACGACGCTCTCGACGTCGCCCTGCGACTCCTGATCGTCTTCGTCGTCTTCCTCACCTTCCCCTTGATCATCGGTCAGACCGAGCACAAGGTGATGGCCCACATGCAGGGCCGCCTGGGCCCGATGTACGCCGGCGGCTTCCACGGCTGGGCCCAACTCGTAGCGGACGGCGTGAAGTTCGCCCAGAAGGAAGACGTCGTACCGGCGGGCGCGGACCGCCGTATCTTCCAACTCGCTCCCGCCGTCGCCCTCCTGCCCTACCTCCTCGTCCTCCTCGCCATCCCGATCGGCCCCGGCGAGGGCGCCGTCGGCGAGGTCGTCGACGCCGGCGTGTTCTTCGTGCTCGCCGTGATGGGCGTGGGCGTCCTCGGCTCCCTCATGGCCGGCTGGGCCTCCGCCAACAAGTTCTCCCTCCTCGGCGGCCTGCGCACGGCCGCACAGCTCCTCGCCTACGAACTCCCGATGCTGCTCACCGCCGCCTCGGTGGCGATGGCGGCCGGTACCGTCTCCCTCCCCGGCATCCTCGACGCCTTCGAGTGGTGGTGGCTGCCCTGGCAGATCGTCGGCGCGATCGTCTTCTTCGTCGCCGGTCTCGCCGAACTCCAGCGCCCTCCCTTCGACATGCCGGTGGCTGACTCGGAGATCATCTTCGGCGCCTACACCGAGTACACCGGCCTGCGTTTCGCCCTGTTCCTCCTAGCCGAGTACGCCGGAATCGTCGTCCTGTGCGGCCTGACCACCGTCCTCTTCCTGGGCGGCTGGCACGGCCCATGGGGCGCCGACGGGCTCGGCTGGGTCTGGACCCTCCTCAAGGCGGCCGTGCTTGCCTTCGTCGTCATCTGGCTCCGCGTGACCTATCCCCGCCTGCGCGAGGACCAGCTCCAGAAACTCTCCTGGACCCTCCTCGTCCCCCTCTCCCTCGCCCAGATCGCCCTCACCGGCATCGTCAAGGTGGTGATCCAGTAA
- a CDS encoding NADH-quinone oxidoreductase subunit M: MIDINESVMQFLLAFVVAGPLLGAVTALLPAPPGLKGKSPDQAVLRHGVTVTGVILIAAIVLALGFDHDHPSKMQATTDISWIPALDVRIHLGIDGISLPLLVLTALLTFLCALYSYFKMPAGPTPKAFVALLLMLESGTLATFAVLDLLLFFLAFEMVLIPMYFLIARWGGEDRQAAAWRFILYTLLGSVVMLLGLLLIGIKAGTFDMVALATDNGRSLSSSVQVIAVLAIGIGLAVKTPMWPLHSWLPDAHTAAPTVGSVLLAGVLLKMGTYGFVRILLPIAPDGFRDFAPYLAAFAVVGIIYGSLACLALAKRGAKGDLKRLIAYSSVGHMGFVLLGIATMTPTGVNGALFANIAHGLITGLLFFLVGALKDRTGTTDLDTLAEETGAALYGKAPRLGGLLAFAAVASLGLPGLAGFWGEMLALFGAFKPADDLSRPAFLTFMAIGAFGTLLTAAYMLVVVRRVCMGAVPQDAPQFADVHTYEFAAWTPLVALTVAAGLWPKALLGLTDPAVQQLLAGGTR; encoded by the coding sequence GTGATCGATATCAACGAGTCCGTGATGCAGTTCCTTCTGGCGTTCGTCGTGGCCGGCCCGCTCCTCGGCGCCGTCACGGCTCTGCTGCCGGCCCCACCGGGACTGAAGGGAAAGTCACCTGACCAGGCCGTACTGCGGCACGGCGTCACGGTCACCGGCGTGATCCTCATCGCCGCGATCGTCCTGGCGCTGGGCTTCGACCACGACCATCCGTCGAAGATGCAGGCCACGACCGACATCAGCTGGATCCCCGCACTCGACGTGCGCATCCACCTCGGCATCGACGGCATCTCCCTCCCTCTTCTGGTCCTGACCGCGCTGCTGACCTTCCTTTGCGCGCTCTACTCGTACTTCAAGATGCCCGCAGGCCCCACCCCGAAGGCGTTCGTCGCACTGCTGCTCATGCTCGAGTCCGGCACCCTCGCGACCTTCGCCGTCCTCGATCTGCTGCTGTTCTTCCTCGCGTTCGAGATGGTGCTCATCCCGATGTACTTCCTCATCGCCCGCTGGGGCGGCGAGGACCGCCAGGCCGCCGCCTGGCGCTTCATCCTCTACACACTGCTCGGCTCGGTCGTCATGCTGCTCGGCCTGCTCCTGATCGGGATCAAGGCAGGCACATTCGACATGGTGGCACTCGCCACTGACAACGGCCGGTCGCTGTCCTCATCCGTGCAGGTCATCGCCGTTCTGGCGATCGGGATCGGGCTCGCGGTCAAGACCCCGATGTGGCCGCTGCACAGCTGGCTGCCCGACGCCCACACCGCCGCGCCGACCGTCGGCTCGGTCCTGCTGGCCGGCGTCCTGCTGAAGATGGGTACATACGGGTTCGTCCGGATTTTGCTGCCGATCGCCCCCGACGGCTTCCGCGACTTCGCGCCCTACCTCGCCGCTTTCGCCGTGGTCGGGATCATCTACGGATCCCTGGCCTGCCTCGCCCTGGCCAAGCGGGGCGCGAAGGGCGATCTCAAGCGCCTCATCGCCTACTCCTCCGTCGGCCACATGGGCTTCGTCCTGCTCGGCATCGCCACCATGACCCCGACCGGCGTGAACGGCGCCCTGTTCGCCAACATCGCCCACGGCCTCATCACCGGCCTCCTGTTCTTCCTGGTAGGCGCCCTGAAGGACCGCACCGGCACCACCGACCTCGACACCTTGGCCGAAGAGACCGGCGCCGCCCTGTACGGCAAGGCCCCGCGCCTCGGCGGCCTGCTGGCCTTCGCTGCGGTCGCCTCGCTCGGCCTGCCCGGCCTCGCCGGATTCTGGGGCGAGATGCTGGCCCTGTTCGGCGCCTTCAAGCCCGCCGACGACCTCAGCCGCCCCGCCTTCCTCACTTTCATGGCGATCGGCGCGTTCGGCACCCTCCTGACGGCCGCTTACATGCTCGTCGTGGTCCGCCGCGTCTGCATGGGCGCCGTACCCCAGGACGCCCCCCAGTTCGCCGACGTCCACACGTACGAGTTCGCGGCCTGGACGCCGCTCGTCGCCCTCACCGTCGCGGCGGGCCTGTGGCCGAAGGCCCTCCTCGGCCTCACCGACCCGGCCGTCCAGCAGCTCCTCGCAGGAGGCACCCGATGA
- a CDS encoding NADH-quinone oxidoreductase subunit J: protein MTLAQAAHGFLSPTGVEIAFLLVGLVTFGAAIITVTTKQLVHAALWLVVALGGLAVEYLLLTAEFIAWVQVLIYVGSVVVLLLFGLMLTRAPIGRSPDADSGNRWAALVVALAAAAALVWVVVDAFRTTWIDLDGPAAGSTEATGSSLFQNWVLPFEALSVLLLAALVGAIVLSRKAKAESSSPPVNSRATTGSSPSVPDSRNHTIGRNEPVAGTGSAKGAESARGTESTEQEGAR from the coding sequence GTGACCCTCGCCCAGGCAGCGCACGGCTTCCTCTCCCCGACCGGCGTCGAGATCGCCTTCCTGCTCGTCGGCCTGGTGACCTTCGGAGCCGCGATCATCACCGTCACCACCAAGCAGCTGGTACACGCCGCCCTGTGGCTGGTGGTGGCCCTCGGAGGCCTCGCCGTCGAATACCTTCTGCTCACCGCCGAATTCATCGCGTGGGTGCAGGTCCTCATCTACGTCGGCTCCGTCGTCGTCCTCCTTCTGTTCGGTCTGATGCTCACCAGGGCCCCCATCGGCCGCTCCCCGGACGCCGACTCCGGCAACCGCTGGGCCGCCCTCGTCGTGGCCCTTGCCGCAGCGGCCGCTCTGGTCTGGGTGGTCGTCGACGCCTTCCGCACCACCTGGATCGACCTGGACGGCCCCGCCGCCGGCTCCACCGAGGCAACCGGCTCGAGCCTCTTCCAGAACTGGGTTCTCCCCTTCGAGGCCCTCTCCGTCCTGCTCCTCGCGGCGCTGGTCGGCGCGATCGTCCTGTCCCGCAAGGCGAAGGCGGAGTCGAGCTCTCCCCCTGTGAACTCCCGAGCCACGACCGGTAGTTCCCCATCCGTCCCCGATTCCCGTAATCACACGATCGGGCGAAATGAGCCGGTCGCGGGAACCGGGTCGGCCAAGGGAGCCGAGTCGGCCAGGGGAACCGAGTCGACCGAGCAGGAAGGCGCCCGCTGA
- a CDS encoding NADH-quinone oxidoreductase subunit I — translation MAPIPGSGLAKGLAVTLRTMTKKTVTEQYPDAQPDLPPRTRGVIGLFEENCTVCMLCARECPDWCIYIDSHKETVPAATPGGRERSRNVLDRFAIDFSLCMYCGICIEVCPFDALFWSPEFEYAETDIRDLTHERDKLREWMWTVPAPPALDPGAEEPKEIATARKTAEKLAATQAEPTPSADPQGEES, via the coding sequence ATGGCCCCCATTCCTGGCTCGGGTCTGGCCAAGGGCCTGGCCGTCACCCTGCGCACGATGACGAAGAAGACCGTCACCGAGCAGTACCCCGACGCCCAGCCCGACCTCCCGCCCCGCACCCGTGGCGTGATCGGCCTGTTCGAGGAGAACTGCACGGTCTGCATGCTGTGCGCCCGTGAGTGCCCCGACTGGTGCATCTACATCGACTCCCACAAGGAGACGGTCCCGGCGGCGACCCCCGGTGGCCGCGAACGCAGCCGCAACGTCCTCGACCGCTTCGCCATCGACTTCTCCCTCTGCATGTACTGCGGTATCTGCATCGAGGTGTGTCCTTTCGACGCCCTGTTCTGGTCCCCCGAGTTCGAGTACGCCGAGACCGACATCCGCGACCTCACCCACGAGCGGGACAAGCTCCGCGAGTGGATGTGGACCGTCCCGGCCCCACCGGCCCTCGACCCCGGCGCGGAGGAACCGAAGGAGATCGCCACCGCCCGCAAGACTGCCGAGAAGCTGGCGGCGACCCAGGCCGAGCCGACCCCGTCGGCCGACCCTCAGGGGGAAGAGTCGTGA
- a CDS encoding NADH-quinone oxidoreductase subunit L, protein MTTTTLAVLVPLLPFLGAVAGLLLGRTAPGFVRPLAILPPLAALALAAVVAVRQGGDQTVNAATELTPTGSVPIELALYIDGFAALVAVLVAFVATCVQIYSTGYLRDDPRYPSYAALVSLFTSAMLLVVYSGDLIVLLVGWEIMGICSYFLVGHYWETPEARAASLKAFLVTKLGDVPFLIGLFALATDAGSFRITKVLDAVAHGALDHPTLIALLLLAGVAGKSAQFPLHTWLPDAMAGPTPVSALIHAATMVAAGVYFIARLLPVFEASQAAMVVLAVMAAVTMIGSGLAALAQDDIKRVLAYSTIGQLGYMTGALAVGDRGAAVFHLLSHGAFKALLFLAAGVIIHAAGTNSLAAMSRMKDLSARVPDAYWTMTVALLALAAIPPFSGFFSKESVLGAAEHVATGHTENAPGAAGWITLVAGLLTALLTAAYATRLWLLAFRGQGTEAPDHGRQPLTMTVVLWVLAAPSLALGAFSYRVLPDWFDGRDLTPTLTTSVVGTGVALIGGLVTYAAWRHTSAVTARVPLGAVAAHPEGDAGLVEAEAIATHEPAYGDLAYAPDPADPGRLLLGPLHRHAAVGFHMDALYTAAFVRPVQAGATLVRFLDREVVETYVRGAGTLPRWLGTAVRRAQTGNLQTYVSALLAGTVVLAVAVVLVATGA, encoded by the coding sequence GTGACCACGACCACCCTCGCCGTCCTCGTCCCCCTCCTTCCCTTCCTGGGCGCCGTGGCCGGCCTGCTCCTGGGCCGCACCGCCCCCGGCTTCGTCCGCCCGCTCGCCATCCTGCCGCCCCTGGCCGCTCTTGCGCTCGCCGCGGTGGTCGCCGTACGCCAGGGCGGCGACCAGACGGTGAACGCCGCCACCGAACTCACCCCGACCGGCTCGGTCCCGATCGAACTCGCCCTGTACATCGACGGCTTCGCCGCCCTCGTCGCCGTCCTTGTCGCCTTCGTCGCCACCTGTGTGCAGATCTACTCGACCGGCTATCTGCGCGACGACCCGCGCTACCCCTCCTACGCCGCTCTCGTCTCCCTCTTCACCTCCGCGATGCTGCTCGTCGTCTACTCGGGCGACCTGATCGTGCTGCTGGTCGGCTGGGAGATCATGGGCATCTGCTCGTACTTCCTGGTCGGCCACTACTGGGAGACCCCGGAGGCCCGCGCCGCCTCCCTCAAGGCATTCCTGGTGACCAAGCTCGGTGACGTCCCCTTCCTGATCGGCCTCTTCGCCCTGGCCACCGACGCCGGCTCCTTCCGGATCACGAAGGTCCTCGACGCCGTTGCGCACGGCGCACTCGACCACCCGACCCTGATCGCCCTGCTCCTCCTCGCGGGCGTGGCGGGCAAGTCGGCGCAGTTCCCGCTGCACACCTGGCTCCCCGACGCGATGGCGGGCCCCACGCCCGTCTCCGCGCTGATCCACGCCGCGACGATGGTTGCCGCCGGTGTCTACTTCATCGCCCGTCTCCTCCCGGTCTTCGAGGCCTCCCAGGCCGCGATGGTGGTCCTCGCCGTCATGGCCGCCGTCACGATGATCGGTTCGGGTCTCGCCGCGCTCGCCCAGGACGACATCAAGCGTGTCCTCGCCTACTCGACGATCGGCCAGCTCGGCTACATGACCGGCGCTCTCGCCGTCGGCGACCGCGGTGCCGCCGTCTTCCACCTCCTGTCCCACGGCGCCTTCAAGGCGCTGCTGTTCCTCGCGGCCGGCGTGATCATCCACGCCGCCGGCACCAACTCACTGGCCGCCATGTCCCGTATGAAGGACCTGAGCGCCCGTGTCCCCGACGCCTACTGGACGATGACCGTGGCGCTCCTCGCGCTCGCCGCGATCCCGCCCTTCAGCGGCTTCTTCTCCAAGGAGTCCGTCCTCGGCGCGGCGGAGCACGTCGCCACCGGCCACACCGAAAACGCCCCCGGCGCCGCAGGCTGGATCACCCTCGTCGCCGGCCTCCTCACGGCCCTGCTCACAGCCGCGTACGCGACGCGGCTGTGGCTGCTCGCCTTCCGCGGGCAGGGCACCGAAGCCCCCGACCACGGACGCCAGCCGCTGACGATGACGGTGGTCCTCTGGGTCCTCGCGGCCCCGTCCCTCGCCCTCGGCGCGTTCTCCTACCGCGTGCTGCCCGACTGGTTCGACGGCCGCGACCTCACCCCGACCCTCACCACCTCCGTCGTCGGCACGGGCGTGGCCCTGATCGGCGGCCTCGTCACCTACGCGGCCTGGCGGCACACCAGTGCGGTCACGGCCCGCGTCCCGCTGGGTGCGGTTGCCGCCCACCCCGAGGGCGACGCCGGACTGGTCGAGGCCGAGGCCATCGCCACCCACGAGCCCGCATACGGAGACCTGGCCTACGCGCCCGACCCCGCGGACCCCGGACGGTTGCTGCTCGGCCCACTGCACCGCCACGCGGCCGTCGGCTTCCACATGGACGCCCTGTACACGGCCGCCTTCGTCCGCCCGGTCCAGGCCGGAGCCACCCTCGTCCGGTTCCTGGACCGCGAAGTCGTCGAGACCTACGTGCGCGGCGCGGGAACGCTGCCCCGCTGGCTTGGCACCGCCGTACGACGGGCCCAGACCGGCAATCTGCAGACCTATGTGAGCGCGCTGCTCGCCGGCACCGTCGTCCTCGCGGTCGCCGTCGTCCTCGTCGCCACGGGAGCGTGA
- the nuoK gene encoding NADH-quinone oxidoreductase subunit NuoK, with protein MHLAYPAVLSALLFCTGLYGVLARRNAILVLMSVELMLNAVNLNLVAFDVWLSRAAEETLHSGQALTLFTIAIAAAEIGIGLAIVLAVHRNRGTADIDKLRDTAEGHDPDTSDDDARTAEQAAESGRTGKAEATA; from the coding sequence ATGCACCTCGCCTATCCCGCCGTACTCTCCGCCCTCCTCTTCTGCACCGGCCTCTACGGCGTCCTGGCCCGCCGCAACGCGATCCTCGTCCTGATGTCGGTCGAGCTGATGCTCAACGCCGTCAACCTGAACCTGGTCGCCTTCGACGTCTGGCTCAGCAGGGCTGCCGAGGAGACCCTGCACTCCGGCCAGGCCCTGACCCTGTTCACCATCGCCATCGCCGCCGCCGAGATCGGCATCGGCCTCGCGATCGTCCTCGCCGTCCACCGCAACCGCGGCACCGCCGACATCGACAAGCTCCGCGACACGGCCGAGGGCCACGACCCCGACACCTCCGACGACGACGCCCGCACGGCCGAACAGGCCGCAGAGTCCGGGCGGACCGGGAAGGCTGAGGCCACCGCGTGA
- a CDS encoding NADH-quinone oxidoreductase subunit N: protein MAQPLASSAETLPATAANVVQSVDWLAIAPPTLAAVVGLVVLVADLFVGEQRKALLGWVSVAGLAASVLLLLPLLDGDRSTFCLTGDADVCSYAADRFTLVIQFLVLGGALLAALLSVTTLKDADKRLPEGEYWFLLLSSAAGAALLPASRDLATLVVALEVASLPAFALVGIRHGDRKSSEAALKFFLSSVTATAVSLMGISFVYASTGTLYLTQVADRIQNVDGQLHTLVQTGVVLTLVGFAFKTAAVPFHFWVPDTYVGAPLPIAAYLSVVGKTVGFSGLILVTVVALPSYADVWGPALAALAALTMTVGNVGALRQQATRAYSAVRLLAWSSVGQAGYLLVPIAAAAYSDDAERSVGSTVAYALMYAAVNLGAFAVAALVGRTRAANRITDYRGLYATNPLAALLLAFFLLCLAGLPPGIIGLFAKVTVFSAAVDAGLGWLAVVMAVNVVIALFYYLQWTTLLFRAPDGEPAAHRVPAPLTAALALTGVLGVALSGAPQLVLRFTDTGLF, encoded by the coding sequence ATGGCTCAGCCATTGGCTTCGTCGGCCGAAACGCTGCCCGCGACGGCCGCGAACGTCGTGCAGTCCGTCGACTGGCTGGCGATCGCGCCACCCACCCTCGCGGCGGTCGTCGGACTCGTCGTTCTCGTCGCAGACCTGTTCGTCGGCGAGCAGCGGAAAGCCCTGCTCGGGTGGGTCTCGGTCGCGGGCCTGGCAGCCTCCGTGCTCCTGCTGCTGCCTCTCCTGGACGGCGACCGCAGCACCTTCTGCCTGACCGGCGACGCCGACGTGTGCAGCTACGCGGCCGACCGCTTCACGCTCGTCATCCAGTTCCTCGTCCTTGGCGGCGCCCTTCTGGCGGCCCTCCTGTCGGTCACCACCCTCAAGGACGCCGACAAGAGACTCCCCGAAGGGGAGTACTGGTTCCTGCTGCTCTCCTCTGCCGCCGGCGCCGCACTCCTGCCCGCCTCCCGCGATCTGGCGACCCTCGTCGTCGCCCTGGAAGTCGCCTCCCTGCCCGCCTTCGCCCTCGTCGGCATCCGGCATGGCGACAGGAAGTCATCCGAAGCGGCCCTGAAGTTCTTCCTGTCCTCCGTCACCGCGACCGCGGTCAGCCTCATGGGCATCAGCTTCGTGTACGCCTCCACGGGCACCCTCTACCTCACACAGGTCGCCGACCGCATTCAGAACGTCGACGGACAGCTCCACACCCTCGTCCAGACCGGCGTCGTCCTCACCCTCGTCGGCTTCGCCTTCAAGACGGCTGCCGTCCCCTTCCACTTCTGGGTGCCCGACACCTACGTCGGCGCACCCCTCCCGATCGCCGCCTACTTGTCGGTCGTCGGCAAAACGGTCGGCTTCTCCGGCCTGATCCTCGTCACCGTCGTCGCTCTGCCGTCGTACGCGGACGTCTGGGGCCCGGCGCTCGCCGCGCTCGCCGCCCTCACCATGACCGTCGGCAACGTCGGCGCCCTCCGACAGCAGGCCACGCGCGCGTACAGCGCCGTACGGCTGCTCGCCTGGTCCTCCGTCGGCCAGGCCGGCTACCTCCTCGTCCCGATCGCTGCCGCCGCGTACTCCGACGACGCCGAACGGTCCGTCGGCTCCACCGTCGCCTACGCCCTCATGTACGCCGCCGTGAACCTCGGCGCCTTCGCGGTGGCCGCGCTGGTGGGCCGAACGAGGGCAGCGAACCGCATCACCGACTACCGCGGCCTCTATGCGACCAACCCGCTCGCCGCCCTCCTGCTGGCCTTCTTCCTGCTCTGCCTGGCAGGGCTGCCGCCGGGCATCATCGGCCTGTTCGCCAAGGTCACCGTCTTCTCGGCGGCCGTGGACGCGGGCCTCGGATGGCTCGCCGTGGTCATGGCCGTCAACGTCGTGATCGCGCTCTTCTACTACCTCCAGTGGACGACGCTGCTGTTCAGGGCCCCCGACGGCGAACCCGCCGCGCACCGCGTCCCCGCCCCCCTCACCGCCGCGCTCGCCCTGACCGGCGTCCTCGGCGTCGCCCTCTCGGGCGCGCCCCAGCTGGTGCTGCGCTTCACCGACACCGGACTCTTCTGA